One window from the genome of Hippoglossus hippoglossus isolate fHipHip1 chromosome 10, fHipHip1.pri, whole genome shotgun sequence encodes:
- the jakmip1 gene encoding janus kinase and microtubule-interacting protein 1 isoform X9 — protein sequence MSSATPSAAPPLKKGRKPEKAEVMADSVQVTNEELRSKLMDVQIELQQERGKVCKLRERLQEQRQARELEQHKHVVALTDLRAKLHEEKLRDIAVGRETLVRQHEIELARSIKIRDTEVQRLQGLVNALRDGAADKLKNALLGEAREEARRAFDGERIKLQQEIQEQKTARKQADEGLANALQADKAKAVDLRTAYQQHQDEVHRIKRDCERDIRRLMDELKAKDRVVCALERELGLQAGYTQKLQLQKEALDEQLGHVREAERYNHGSPKRELMPGLGDNHDQLNNQEVEERDTRRFQLKIAELNSVIRKLEDRNALLADERNELLKRVREAESQMKPLFEKNKRLSKKNDDLLQTLQRMEEKLKNLSRDNAEMKEKASSRPPPQPQSMQPQLKRPSSLTDLSHAHEEQEVEFLKMQVAEQRGIIDELTQERDRMVMSKKNKRKPLKLSKRHVVETYFGFDEESIDSETSSLTSYNTDLTDRTPATPEEDLEETVSREESELRFRQLTREYQALQRAYALLQEQTGGSLDAEREARTREQVQLDLSSCQAKIVDLERALAEKGQDSKWVEEKQFLLRTNQELHEKMCAWQQAESRLQAEVQDARDQNELLEFRVLELEVRDCTNIKLSPGGDTNDVSPRRKTYIQ from the exons ATGTCATCGGCCACACCCTCTGCGGCGCCACCCCTTAAGAAGGGAAGGAAGCCGGAGAAGGCAGAGGTGATGGCCGACTCGGTGCAGGTCACcaatgaggagctgaggagcaaACTCATGGACGTCCAAatcgagctgcagcaggagcgGGGCAAg GTATGTAAGCTCCGTGAGCGCCTCCAGGAGCAGCGGCAGGCTCGGGAGCTCGAGCAGCACAAACATGTCGTGGCGCTCACTGACCTGCGCGCCAAGCTCCACGAGGAAAAGCTACGTGATATAGCGGTCGGCCGCGAGACCCTGGTGCGGCAGCACGAAATCGAGCTTGCGCGGTCAATCAAGATCCGGGACACCGAGGTGCAGAGGCTACAGGGGCTTGTAAATGCACTGAGAGATGGAGCTGCGGATAAGCTCAAAAACGCTCTTCTCGGAGAGGCTCGGGAGGAGGCCAGGAGGGCGTTCGATGGGGAGAGGATAAAGCTACAGCAGGAG ATCCAGGAACAGAAGACAGCCAGGAAGCAGGCTGACGAAGGTCTGGCAAACGCTCTGCAGGCCGACAAAGCGAAAGCAGTAGATCTCCGCACAGCCTACCAACAGCACCAAGATGAGGTGCATCGGATCAAACGGGACTGTGAGAGAGACATCCGCAGATTG ATGGATGAGTTGAAGGCGAAGGACCGGGTTGTGTGTGCTCTGGAGAGAGAGCTGGGGCTGCAGGCCGGCTACACCCAGAAGCTTCAGCTCCAGAAGGAAGCCCTGGATGAGCAGCTGGGTCACGTACGAGAGGCGGAGAGGTACAACCACGGCAGCCCCAAGAGAGAGTTGATGCCTGGGTTAGGAGACAACCACGACCAGCTCAACAACCAG gaggtggaggagcgtGACACCAGGAGGTTCCAGCTGAAGATCGCTGAGCTCAACTCAGTCATCAGGAAACTGGAGGACAGAAACGCGCTGCTGGCCGACGAGAGGAATGAACTA TTGAAGCGAGTGCGAGAGGCAGAGAGCCAGATGAAGCCCCTGTTTGAGAAGAACAAGCGTCTCTCCAAGAAGAATGATGACCTCTTGCAAACGCTGCAACGCATGGAGGAGAAACTCAAGAACCTGAGCCGGGATAACGCAGAGATG AAGGAGAAGGCCTCCTCTCGGCCGCCCCCACAGCCACAATCGATGCAACCGCAGCTGAAGCGGCCGAGCTCCCTGACAGATCTAAGCCATGCCCAcgaggaacaggaagtggagttTCTCAAGATGCAGGTTGCCGAGCAACGTGGCATCATCGACGAGCTCACGCAG GAACGTGACCGAATGGTGATGAGCAAGAAGAACAAAAGGAAACCTCTCAAACTGTCAAAA AGGCATGTTGTGGAGACATATTTTGGATTTGATGAGGAGTCCATAGACTCTGAGACGTCCTCTCTCACCTCCTACAACACTGACCTCACTGACCGCACGCCTGCCACTCCAGAGGAAGATCTAGAAGAG ACTGTGTCCCGAGAGGAGTCAGAGCTCCGTTTCCGTCAGCTCACCAGAGAGTACCAGGCTCTCCAGCGGGCCTACGCCCTCCTGCAAGAGCAGACCGGCGGCTCTCTGGATGCTGAGAGGGAGGCCAGG ACACGTGAGCAAGTGCAGTTGGACCTCAGCAGCTGTCAGGCAAAGATCGTGGACCTGGAGAGGGCGCTGGCGGAGAAAGGCCAG GATTCAAAGTGGGTGGAGGAGAAGCAGTTCTTGCTCAGGACCAACCAGGAACTTCATGAGAAG atgTGTGCGTGGCAGCAGGCAGAGTCGCGGCTGCAGGCCGAGGTTCAGGATGCTCGGGACCAGAATGAGCTGCTGGAATTCAGGGTGCTGGAACTGGAAGTAAGAGACTGTACCAACATCAAACTGTCACCAGGAGGCGACACCAACGATGTCAGCCCCAGACGCAAGACCTACATACAGtga
- the jakmip1 gene encoding janus kinase and microtubule-interacting protein 1 isoform X7, with amino-acid sequence MSSATPSAAPPLKKGRKPEKAEVMADSVQVTNEELRSKLMDVQIELQQERGKVCKLRERLQEQRQARELEQHKHVVALTDLRAKLHEEKLRDIAVGRETLVRQHEIELARSIKIRDTEVQRLQGLVNALRDGAADKLKNALLGEAREEARRAFDGERIKLQQEIQEQKTARKQADEGLANALQADKAKAVDLRTAYQQHQDEVHRIKRDCERDIRRLMDELKAKDRVVCALERELGLQAGYTQKLQLQKEALDEQLGHVREAERYNHGSPKRELMPGLGDNHDQLNNQEVEERDTRRFQLKIAELNSVIRKLEDRNALLADERNELLKRVREAESQMKPLFEKNKRLSKKNDDLLQTLQRMEEKLKNLSRDNAEMKEKASSRPPPQPQSMQPQLKRPSSLTDLSHAHEEQEVEFLKMQVAEQRGIIDELTQERDRMVMSKKNKRKPLKLSKRHVVETYFGFDEESIDSETSSLTSYNTDLTDRTPATPEEDLEETVSREESELRFRQLTREYQALQRAYALLQEQTGGSLDAEREARTREQVQLDLSSCQAKIVDLERALAEKGQDSKWVEEKQFLLRTNQELHEKMCAWQQAESRLQAEVQDARDQNELLEFRVLELEEREHRSPALNLHMSAFPENSSSALQIYCRQQGVKDVIIPELMKKLDILGDNGNLRNEEQVAVIQAGTVISLCEKWLKQIDNTEAALTQKMIDLENDKELFSKQKGFLEEELDYRKQTLDQAYRRIEELEATLYSALQQEQPACRAVAESLTDRQREELKLAVDKLRRQILRQSRQYDSQILQERMELLQQAQQRIRELEDRIDWQKRQIKDIEEKFLFLFLFFSLAFILWP; translated from the exons ATGTCATCGGCCACACCCTCTGCGGCGCCACCCCTTAAGAAGGGAAGGAAGCCGGAGAAGGCAGAGGTGATGGCCGACTCGGTGCAGGTCACcaatgaggagctgaggagcaaACTCATGGACGTCCAAatcgagctgcagcaggagcgGGGCAAg GTATGTAAGCTCCGTGAGCGCCTCCAGGAGCAGCGGCAGGCTCGGGAGCTCGAGCAGCACAAACATGTCGTGGCGCTCACTGACCTGCGCGCCAAGCTCCACGAGGAAAAGCTACGTGATATAGCGGTCGGCCGCGAGACCCTGGTGCGGCAGCACGAAATCGAGCTTGCGCGGTCAATCAAGATCCGGGACACCGAGGTGCAGAGGCTACAGGGGCTTGTAAATGCACTGAGAGATGGAGCTGCGGATAAGCTCAAAAACGCTCTTCTCGGAGAGGCTCGGGAGGAGGCCAGGAGGGCGTTCGATGGGGAGAGGATAAAGCTACAGCAGGAG ATCCAGGAACAGAAGACAGCCAGGAAGCAGGCTGACGAAGGTCTGGCAAACGCTCTGCAGGCCGACAAAGCGAAAGCAGTAGATCTCCGCACAGCCTACCAACAGCACCAAGATGAGGTGCATCGGATCAAACGGGACTGTGAGAGAGACATCCGCAGATTG ATGGATGAGTTGAAGGCGAAGGACCGGGTTGTGTGTGCTCTGGAGAGAGAGCTGGGGCTGCAGGCCGGCTACACCCAGAAGCTTCAGCTCCAGAAGGAAGCCCTGGATGAGCAGCTGGGTCACGTACGAGAGGCGGAGAGGTACAACCACGGCAGCCCCAAGAGAGAGTTGATGCCTGGGTTAGGAGACAACCACGACCAGCTCAACAACCAG gaggtggaggagcgtGACACCAGGAGGTTCCAGCTGAAGATCGCTGAGCTCAACTCAGTCATCAGGAAACTGGAGGACAGAAACGCGCTGCTGGCCGACGAGAGGAATGAACTA TTGAAGCGAGTGCGAGAGGCAGAGAGCCAGATGAAGCCCCTGTTTGAGAAGAACAAGCGTCTCTCCAAGAAGAATGATGACCTCTTGCAAACGCTGCAACGCATGGAGGAGAAACTCAAGAACCTGAGCCGGGATAACGCAGAGATG AAGGAGAAGGCCTCCTCTCGGCCGCCCCCACAGCCACAATCGATGCAACCGCAGCTGAAGCGGCCGAGCTCCCTGACAGATCTAAGCCATGCCCAcgaggaacaggaagtggagttTCTCAAGATGCAGGTTGCCGAGCAACGTGGCATCATCGACGAGCTCACGCAG GAACGTGACCGAATGGTGATGAGCAAGAAGAACAAAAGGAAACCTCTCAAACTGTCAAAA AGGCATGTTGTGGAGACATATTTTGGATTTGATGAGGAGTCCATAGACTCTGAGACGTCCTCTCTCACCTCCTACAACACTGACCTCACTGACCGCACGCCTGCCACTCCAGAGGAAGATCTAGAAGAG ACTGTGTCCCGAGAGGAGTCAGAGCTCCGTTTCCGTCAGCTCACCAGAGAGTACCAGGCTCTCCAGCGGGCCTACGCCCTCCTGCAAGAGCAGACCGGCGGCTCTCTGGATGCTGAGAGGGAGGCCAGG ACACGTGAGCAAGTGCAGTTGGACCTCAGCAGCTGTCAGGCAAAGATCGTGGACCTGGAGAGGGCGCTGGCGGAGAAAGGCCAG GATTCAAAGTGGGTGGAGGAGAAGCAGTTCTTGCTCAGGACCAACCAGGAACTTCATGAGAAG atgTGTGCGTGGCAGCAGGCAGAGTCGCGGCTGCAGGCCGAGGTTCAGGATGCTCGGGACCAGAATGAGCTGCTGGAATTCAGGGTGCTGGAACTGGAA GAGAGGGAGCACAGATCTCCTGCCCTCAATCTCCACATGTCTGCGTTTCCTGAGAACAGCAGCAGCGCCCTGCAGATCTATTGCCGCCAGCAGGGGGTCAAG GATGTAATCATTCCTGAGCTGATGAAGAAACTGGATATCCTGGGGGATAACGGG AATCTCAGAAATGAGGAGCAGGTTGCAGTGATCCAGGCAGGGACAGTGATATCTCTGTGTGAAAAG TGGCTGAAGCAAATAGACAACACAGAGGCTGCCCTCACGCAGAAGATGATCGACCTGGAAAATGACAAg GAGCTGTTTAGTAAGCAGAAGGGATTTCTCGAGGAAGAGTTGGACTATAGGAAGCAGACCCTGGACCAGGCCTACAGG AGGAtcgaggagctggaggccacGCTGTATAGcgctctgcagcaggagcagccgGCATGCCGAGCAGTGGCTGAGTCgctgacagacaggcagagggaggagctgaAGCTTGCCGTGGACAAGCTGCGGCGTCAGATTCTCCGGCAGAGCCGGCAGTATGACAGTCAGATCTTACAGGAGCGCATGGAGCTCCTACAGCAGGCCCAGCAG AGAATTAGAGAGCTGGAGGACAGGATTGACTGgcaaaagagacaaataaaggACATAGAGGAAAAG tttttgttcctctttttgtttttctctttagcATTTATTCTTTGGCCTTAA
- the jakmip1 gene encoding janus kinase and microtubule-interacting protein 1 isoform X8: MSSATPSAAPPLKKGRKPEKAEVMADSVQVTNEELRSKLMDVQIELQQERGKVCKLRERLQEQRQARELEQHKHVVALTDLRAKLHEEKLRDIAVGRETLVRQHEIELARSIKIRDTEVQRLQGLVNALRDGAADKLKNALLGEAREEARRAFDGERIKLQQEIQEQKTARKQADEGLANALQADKAKAVDLRTAYQQHQDEVHRIKRDCERDIRRLMDELKAKDRVVCALERELGLQAGYTQKLQLQKEALDEQLGHVREAERYNHGSPKRELMPGLGDNHDQLNNQEVEERDTRRFQLKIAELNSVIRKLEDRNALLADERNELLKRVREAESQMKPLFEKNKRLSKKNDDLLQTLQRMEEKLKNLSRDNAEMKEKASSRPPPQPQSMQPQLKRPSSLTDLSHAHEEQEVEFLKMQVAEQRGIIDELTQERDRMVMSKKNKRKPLKLSKRHVVETYFGFDEESIDSETSSLTSYNTDLTDRTPATPEEDLEETVSREESELRFRQLTREYQALQRAYALLQEQTGGSLDAEREARTREQVQLDLSSCQAKIVDLERALAEKGQDSKWVEEKQFLLRTNQELHEKMCAWQQAESRLQAEVQDARDQNELLEFRVLELEEREHRSPALNLHMSAFPENSSSALQIYCRQQGVKDVIIPELMKKLDILGDNGNLRNEEQVAVIQAGTVISLCEKWLKQIDNTEAALTQKMIDLENDKELFSKQKGFLEEELDYRKQTLDQAYRRIRELEDRIDWQKRQIKDIEEKFLFLFLFFSLAFILWP; encoded by the exons ATGTCATCGGCCACACCCTCTGCGGCGCCACCCCTTAAGAAGGGAAGGAAGCCGGAGAAGGCAGAGGTGATGGCCGACTCGGTGCAGGTCACcaatgaggagctgaggagcaaACTCATGGACGTCCAAatcgagctgcagcaggagcgGGGCAAg GTATGTAAGCTCCGTGAGCGCCTCCAGGAGCAGCGGCAGGCTCGGGAGCTCGAGCAGCACAAACATGTCGTGGCGCTCACTGACCTGCGCGCCAAGCTCCACGAGGAAAAGCTACGTGATATAGCGGTCGGCCGCGAGACCCTGGTGCGGCAGCACGAAATCGAGCTTGCGCGGTCAATCAAGATCCGGGACACCGAGGTGCAGAGGCTACAGGGGCTTGTAAATGCACTGAGAGATGGAGCTGCGGATAAGCTCAAAAACGCTCTTCTCGGAGAGGCTCGGGAGGAGGCCAGGAGGGCGTTCGATGGGGAGAGGATAAAGCTACAGCAGGAG ATCCAGGAACAGAAGACAGCCAGGAAGCAGGCTGACGAAGGTCTGGCAAACGCTCTGCAGGCCGACAAAGCGAAAGCAGTAGATCTCCGCACAGCCTACCAACAGCACCAAGATGAGGTGCATCGGATCAAACGGGACTGTGAGAGAGACATCCGCAGATTG ATGGATGAGTTGAAGGCGAAGGACCGGGTTGTGTGTGCTCTGGAGAGAGAGCTGGGGCTGCAGGCCGGCTACACCCAGAAGCTTCAGCTCCAGAAGGAAGCCCTGGATGAGCAGCTGGGTCACGTACGAGAGGCGGAGAGGTACAACCACGGCAGCCCCAAGAGAGAGTTGATGCCTGGGTTAGGAGACAACCACGACCAGCTCAACAACCAG gaggtggaggagcgtGACACCAGGAGGTTCCAGCTGAAGATCGCTGAGCTCAACTCAGTCATCAGGAAACTGGAGGACAGAAACGCGCTGCTGGCCGACGAGAGGAATGAACTA TTGAAGCGAGTGCGAGAGGCAGAGAGCCAGATGAAGCCCCTGTTTGAGAAGAACAAGCGTCTCTCCAAGAAGAATGATGACCTCTTGCAAACGCTGCAACGCATGGAGGAGAAACTCAAGAACCTGAGCCGGGATAACGCAGAGATG AAGGAGAAGGCCTCCTCTCGGCCGCCCCCACAGCCACAATCGATGCAACCGCAGCTGAAGCGGCCGAGCTCCCTGACAGATCTAAGCCATGCCCAcgaggaacaggaagtggagttTCTCAAGATGCAGGTTGCCGAGCAACGTGGCATCATCGACGAGCTCACGCAG GAACGTGACCGAATGGTGATGAGCAAGAAGAACAAAAGGAAACCTCTCAAACTGTCAAAA AGGCATGTTGTGGAGACATATTTTGGATTTGATGAGGAGTCCATAGACTCTGAGACGTCCTCTCTCACCTCCTACAACACTGACCTCACTGACCGCACGCCTGCCACTCCAGAGGAAGATCTAGAAGAG ACTGTGTCCCGAGAGGAGTCAGAGCTCCGTTTCCGTCAGCTCACCAGAGAGTACCAGGCTCTCCAGCGGGCCTACGCCCTCCTGCAAGAGCAGACCGGCGGCTCTCTGGATGCTGAGAGGGAGGCCAGG ACACGTGAGCAAGTGCAGTTGGACCTCAGCAGCTGTCAGGCAAAGATCGTGGACCTGGAGAGGGCGCTGGCGGAGAAAGGCCAG GATTCAAAGTGGGTGGAGGAGAAGCAGTTCTTGCTCAGGACCAACCAGGAACTTCATGAGAAG atgTGTGCGTGGCAGCAGGCAGAGTCGCGGCTGCAGGCCGAGGTTCAGGATGCTCGGGACCAGAATGAGCTGCTGGAATTCAGGGTGCTGGAACTGGAA GAGAGGGAGCACAGATCTCCTGCCCTCAATCTCCACATGTCTGCGTTTCCTGAGAACAGCAGCAGCGCCCTGCAGATCTATTGCCGCCAGCAGGGGGTCAAG GATGTAATCATTCCTGAGCTGATGAAGAAACTGGATATCCTGGGGGATAACGGG AATCTCAGAAATGAGGAGCAGGTTGCAGTGATCCAGGCAGGGACAGTGATATCTCTGTGTGAAAAG TGGCTGAAGCAAATAGACAACACAGAGGCTGCCCTCACGCAGAAGATGATCGACCTGGAAAATGACAAg GAGCTGTTTAGTAAGCAGAAGGGATTTCTCGAGGAAGAGTTGGACTATAGGAAGCAGACCCTGGACCAGGCCTACAGG AGAATTAGAGAGCTGGAGGACAGGATTGACTGgcaaaagagacaaataaaggACATAGAGGAAAAG tttttgttcctctttttgtttttctctttagcATTTATTCTTTGGCCTTAA
- the jakmip1 gene encoding janus kinase and microtubule-interacting protein 1 isoform X6 gives MSSATPSAAPPLKKGRKPEKAEVMADSVQVTNEELRSKLMDVQIELQQERGKVCKLRERLQEQRQARELEQHKHVVALTDLRAKLHEEKLRDIAVGRETLVRQHEIELARSIKIRDTEVQRLQGLVNALRDGAADKLKNALLGEAREEARRAFDGERIKLQQEIQEQKTARKQADEGLANALQADKAKAVDLRTAYQQHQDEVHRIKRDCERDIRRLMDELKAKDRVVCALERELGLQAGYTQKLQLQKEALDEQLGHVREAERYNHGSPKRELMPGLGDNHDQLNNQEVEERDTRRFQLKIAELNSVIRKLEDRNALLADERNELLKRVREAESQMKPLFEKNKRLSKKNDDLLQTLQRMEEKLKNLSRDNAEMKEKASSRPPPQPQSMQPQLKRPSSLTDLSHAHEEQEVEFLKMQVAEQRGIIDELTQERDRMVMSKKNKRKPLKLSKRHVVETYFGFDEESIDSETSSLTSYNTDLTDRTPATPEEDLEETVSREESELRFRQLTREYQALQRAYALLQEQTGGSLDAEREARTREQVQLDLSSCQAKIVDLERALAEKGQDSKWVEEKQFLLRTNQELHEKMCAWQQAESRLQAEVQDARDQNELLEFRVLELEEREHRSPALNLHMSAFPENSSSALQIYCRQQGVKDVIIPELMKKLDILGDNGNLRNEEQVAVIQAGTVISLCEKWLKQIDNTEAALTQKMIDLENDKELFSKQKGFLEEELDYRKQTLDQAYRRIEELEATLYSALQQEQPACRAVAESLTDRQREELKLAVDKLRRQILRQSRQYDSQILQERMELLQQAQQRIRELEDRIDWQKRQIKDIEEKHLFFGLNATDHGPTSGVQVLWRQPRMKQNLIVFYAFVDRSENPMAFLYMCTFAEDSYPECKHI, from the exons ATGTCATCGGCCACACCCTCTGCGGCGCCACCCCTTAAGAAGGGAAGGAAGCCGGAGAAGGCAGAGGTGATGGCCGACTCGGTGCAGGTCACcaatgaggagctgaggagcaaACTCATGGACGTCCAAatcgagctgcagcaggagcgGGGCAAg GTATGTAAGCTCCGTGAGCGCCTCCAGGAGCAGCGGCAGGCTCGGGAGCTCGAGCAGCACAAACATGTCGTGGCGCTCACTGACCTGCGCGCCAAGCTCCACGAGGAAAAGCTACGTGATATAGCGGTCGGCCGCGAGACCCTGGTGCGGCAGCACGAAATCGAGCTTGCGCGGTCAATCAAGATCCGGGACACCGAGGTGCAGAGGCTACAGGGGCTTGTAAATGCACTGAGAGATGGAGCTGCGGATAAGCTCAAAAACGCTCTTCTCGGAGAGGCTCGGGAGGAGGCCAGGAGGGCGTTCGATGGGGAGAGGATAAAGCTACAGCAGGAG ATCCAGGAACAGAAGACAGCCAGGAAGCAGGCTGACGAAGGTCTGGCAAACGCTCTGCAGGCCGACAAAGCGAAAGCAGTAGATCTCCGCACAGCCTACCAACAGCACCAAGATGAGGTGCATCGGATCAAACGGGACTGTGAGAGAGACATCCGCAGATTG ATGGATGAGTTGAAGGCGAAGGACCGGGTTGTGTGTGCTCTGGAGAGAGAGCTGGGGCTGCAGGCCGGCTACACCCAGAAGCTTCAGCTCCAGAAGGAAGCCCTGGATGAGCAGCTGGGTCACGTACGAGAGGCGGAGAGGTACAACCACGGCAGCCCCAAGAGAGAGTTGATGCCTGGGTTAGGAGACAACCACGACCAGCTCAACAACCAG gaggtggaggagcgtGACACCAGGAGGTTCCAGCTGAAGATCGCTGAGCTCAACTCAGTCATCAGGAAACTGGAGGACAGAAACGCGCTGCTGGCCGACGAGAGGAATGAACTA TTGAAGCGAGTGCGAGAGGCAGAGAGCCAGATGAAGCCCCTGTTTGAGAAGAACAAGCGTCTCTCCAAGAAGAATGATGACCTCTTGCAAACGCTGCAACGCATGGAGGAGAAACTCAAGAACCTGAGCCGGGATAACGCAGAGATG AAGGAGAAGGCCTCCTCTCGGCCGCCCCCACAGCCACAATCGATGCAACCGCAGCTGAAGCGGCCGAGCTCCCTGACAGATCTAAGCCATGCCCAcgaggaacaggaagtggagttTCTCAAGATGCAGGTTGCCGAGCAACGTGGCATCATCGACGAGCTCACGCAG GAACGTGACCGAATGGTGATGAGCAAGAAGAACAAAAGGAAACCTCTCAAACTGTCAAAA AGGCATGTTGTGGAGACATATTTTGGATTTGATGAGGAGTCCATAGACTCTGAGACGTCCTCTCTCACCTCCTACAACACTGACCTCACTGACCGCACGCCTGCCACTCCAGAGGAAGATCTAGAAGAG ACTGTGTCCCGAGAGGAGTCAGAGCTCCGTTTCCGTCAGCTCACCAGAGAGTACCAGGCTCTCCAGCGGGCCTACGCCCTCCTGCAAGAGCAGACCGGCGGCTCTCTGGATGCTGAGAGGGAGGCCAGG ACACGTGAGCAAGTGCAGTTGGACCTCAGCAGCTGTCAGGCAAAGATCGTGGACCTGGAGAGGGCGCTGGCGGAGAAAGGCCAG GATTCAAAGTGGGTGGAGGAGAAGCAGTTCTTGCTCAGGACCAACCAGGAACTTCATGAGAAG atgTGTGCGTGGCAGCAGGCAGAGTCGCGGCTGCAGGCCGAGGTTCAGGATGCTCGGGACCAGAATGAGCTGCTGGAATTCAGGGTGCTGGAACTGGAA GAGAGGGAGCACAGATCTCCTGCCCTCAATCTCCACATGTCTGCGTTTCCTGAGAACAGCAGCAGCGCCCTGCAGATCTATTGCCGCCAGCAGGGGGTCAAG GATGTAATCATTCCTGAGCTGATGAAGAAACTGGATATCCTGGGGGATAACGGG AATCTCAGAAATGAGGAGCAGGTTGCAGTGATCCAGGCAGGGACAGTGATATCTCTGTGTGAAAAG TGGCTGAAGCAAATAGACAACACAGAGGCTGCCCTCACGCAGAAGATGATCGACCTGGAAAATGACAAg GAGCTGTTTAGTAAGCAGAAGGGATTTCTCGAGGAAGAGTTGGACTATAGGAAGCAGACCCTGGACCAGGCCTACAGG AGGAtcgaggagctggaggccacGCTGTATAGcgctctgcagcaggagcagccgGCATGCCGAGCAGTGGCTGAGTCgctgacagacaggcagagggaggagctgaAGCTTGCCGTGGACAAGCTGCGGCGTCAGATTCTCCGGCAGAGCCGGCAGTATGACAGTCAGATCTTACAGGAGCGCATGGAGCTCCTACAGCAGGCCCAGCAG AGAATTAGAGAGCTGGAGGACAGGATTGACTGgcaaaagagacaaataaaggACATAGAGGAAAAG cATTTATTCTTTGGCCTTAATGCAACTGACCATGGACCTACATCAG GTGTTCAGGTGCTGTGGAGGCAACCGAGGATGAAACAAAACCTAATAGTTTTTTATGCATTTGTAGACCGCTCAGAAAACCCTATGGCCTTTTTGTATATGTGCACTTTTGCAGAAGACTCTTACCCGGAATGCaaacatatttga